A window of bacterium genomic DNA:
CTTCCGCGAAACCTTGTCTTTGGGCCTGGCCTACAAGTTCGCCAACTACACCGAAGAGAAGAAGTAGCCGTCTGCTTTTCTGTTTCTTATTTCCAATTTCACATTTCCTATTTTCTTCTTGATCCGACCCCCCCGCATTTTCTGGCTGTTGCTGCTCGCCGGCGCCCTGCTTCGCGTGGCGGCAATTCATCTTCGGCAGGAAGGAGTGCTGGAGCGCGCGCCGGATGAGGATGAATTCTTCACGCTGGCGCGCAGCGTGGCACACGGCGACGGCTTTGCCCTGCATGGTCAGACCACCGCCTACCGCGATATGCTGCTGCCCGTGGTCACTGCCGGCACGCTGAAGCTTTTCGGCGATACGGCTTTGCCGATGCTCTATCTGCAGATCGTGTTGTCCGCGGCCAGCGCGTACTTTCTGTATCTGCTCGGGCGGAAACGGTTCGGCGAAAAGGCCGCCCTATGGATGGCGGCGGCATGGATGTTTTATCCCGCGGCGATTCTCTACTGCGGGCTGCTGATTACCGAGACCCTGTTTGTTTTTCTCTGGCTCCTGGCCCTCGTGCTCCATGACAAGCTCGAAGAAAGCGAGTACGATCTGAAGTGGGCGGCGCTCACCGGCCTTGCGCTGGGGTTTGTGATGCTTTCGCGGCAGGTGGGCACCACCTTTCTGGCGGCGGTGTTGATTTATGTGGGGCTGATCCGCTATGAGACTCCCCGCCCGCGGCGCTGGAAGGCCGCGGCGGTGATCCTCGCCGGAGCCGCACTGGTGACTTTGCCGTGGATGATCCGCAATGCCGTGGCGGTGGGAGACTTCGCCCTCAACAGCAACGGCGCGATGAACTTCTTCATTGGCAACAATGCCAAGGCAAACGGAGCTTACAAGCTCGAACCCGACCAGGAGGCTCTGTTGCCTCCGCCGACGGTCAGCGAAGGCGACGGTGCGCGCGGCACATCTGCCGTGGCGTGGCGCTACATCAAGGAACACCCGCAGGAAACCGTCAAACTCTGGCCGCGCAAGTTCGCCTTTCTCTGGTCCACCGACGCGGCGCAATGGATTCATTATCTGCCGCCCGAAGGACCGCCCCATGTCAGCGAGCGCTTGCGGTCGCTACCGCTGTGGATGCTGCTGATCATGGCCGTGCCGTATATGCTGCTGGTGTGCTTCGGTGTTTCCGGTTACTATCTGGTGCGGCACTTTCCCACGCGGGGGCTGTTCATCCTCAGCATTTTCCTCGGGGTGGTGGCCAGCCTGATCTCGTATGGTTTGCCCCGTTATCATTTTCCGCTGATGCCCGCCGTGATCATCGGCGCGGGAGCCCTCGTCGCCCCCAAAGTCTGGATCAGCGCGCCCGTCTGGCGGCGTCTGTTTCTGCTCTTTACATTAGGGATGTTTGCCGGCATGTGGCTGTTTGAAGCCATGACCATTGCCGGTGTCTGAGATCAGGCTGCAATCCCCACCATCCAGCGTTTGGAGACCGTTGTGTCCCGCATTCCTCGCCTATTGTGGATATTGCTGATTGCGGGAGCCGTGCTGCGGGCCGGGGTGATTGAACTCCGCCCCAAAGCCGCGCTGGAAAGTGCGCCTGAAGAGAGCGAGAATCTGGATATTGCCCGCAGCCTCGATCTGCATCAGGGCTTCAGTCTCAATGGCCAGCCGACGGCCGACCGCAGTCTGCTCTTTCCTGCCCTTGCGGCGGCCGTCATGCTGCCGTTTCACGGCTCTCCCAAGCCGGTGCTCTATGTGCAGCTTCTGCTGAGTTGCGCCAGCGCGTGGCTGCTGTACCGGACAGGGCTTAAGCGCTTCGGCTCATCGGCAGCACTGCTGCTGTGTGCGGCATGGCTGTTCTATCCCGGTGCCATTCTGGCAACCGCGCTCTTTCAAACCACTACCCTGTTCGTGTTCTTGTGGATCGTGGCGCTGGCGCTCTATGACCGCCTCGAGGACAACGGCTTCCGCCTGCGCGATGCCGTTCTCCTTGGCCTTTGTGCCGGGCTGACCATTCTGACGCGGTCGATTGGTTTGGTGCTCTTGTTATCTCTGGTCCTGTATGTGTCCGGCCTTCGCTTCGGTGCCTTCCGTGAGGTGCATTGGCGCAGCGGACTGGTGATTCTGTTCACGGCGCTCGTGCTGATTGTGCCGTGGATGCTGCGGAACTCGCGGGCCGTCGGACATTTTGCGCTGACAACTAATAGCGGAATCAGCCTGCTGGCGGGAGAAATGACCCATGAAAGCGCGTTCCCTTCTCATGAGGCGCGGGACAGTATCGCGGCGCGGCGTCCATCCTTAGAGGAGAACACGCCGGCACCCCGACCGCAACTCGCCGCCGGGGAAGTGTGGGTGCGGAAACTGATGCGCCTCTGGGCCACGGATATCGGATTGTGGCTGAACTACTTTGCGCAACCGAATGACCCGGGTCTGTCCCGCAGTGTGCTTTGGCACATCCTGCCGGTCGCGGTGGCATCCATCCCCGGAATGCTCGCGGTTGGCCTGGGCGCGGCGGGTTTTCTTCTGGTGCAGACGTTCCGCTCCCGCAGGCTCTATCTGCTGCAACTGCTGCTGGGTGTTGCCGCTCTGTTTCTGACGTATGGTCTGCCGCGGGATCATTTCATGTTCCTGCCGGCGCTGCTTATCGGCGCGGCCGCTCTCTGGCGTCCCGCTGTCTGGGTCGAAGCTCCGTGGATCCGCCGCGCCGCCGTGATTTGCACCCTCGGTGCCTTTGGCGGTTTGTGGCTGCTCGAAGGCCTGTCCGTTGCCGCGATGTGAAAGGCTGCCAAGGGAGTACCTTCTGATTCGTACAGGATTTCCGGCTCTTGACCTTATGGCTTTGGATTGAAGCTTTCGAACATAGTTGCATCCGCCAAGCGTCATCCCGCCTTTCCGCTGTTGTTTCGCGGTACGCGGTTTATGATTGTGGCGTGGATCGGGATGGCGGTCAATACGGCCCTGCTGTTTCTGTTCAAGGGAGTGATGGGGATTCCGTTGATTCCCGCCAGTTTGCTGGCCATCGAGATTGCCATCCTGCACAACTTTATCTGGCTGCGGTACTGGGCGTGGAGTGACCGTAAGACGGATAATCAGCGTCCGCCGTTCTGGAAACAACTGATTGTCTATAATCTGGCCACGGGCGCGGTGGACCTGATGGCCAATGTAACGATTCTCTGGGTGCTGGCTACCCTGTTCGGCGTCCATTATCTGGTAGCCAACATCATCGGCATGATCCTTGGGCCGTTCATCAAATTCTGGGTCAACGACAAACTTATTTTCAAGGAGACGCGATAAATGGCTAAAGATGGTTCGTCGCCGATTCTCCGTATCAATAATATCTCCCTCGGTCCGTTCGAACGGCGCGTGCTGCCGTGGATGGCCAGGCGTCTGCCCGCCTGGGTGATGCCGGACCATCTGACGTACCTCGGGCAATTCGCGGCGCTCTTAATCGGCTTTTCTTATTGGCTGACCCATTACAGCCTGGACTGGCTGTGGCTCACCAATTTTGCGTTTGTGCTGCACTGGTACGGCGACAGCCTCGACGGCACCCTTGCCCGGGTGCGCAACATCCAGCGCGAACGGTACGGCTTCTTTGTGGACCACTACAGCGACGCGGTGGCGGTTTTTCTGATCTGCATGGGCATGGGCGTCTCGCCGATCATGGATCTGCGCGTGGCGCTGATGCTCATCGTCGGCTACTATGCCATGATGATGCTGGTGTATCTTGTGTCCCTCGCGCGCGACGTCTTCAAGATTTCCTTCGGCGGCTTCGGACCCACGGAAGTGCGGCTGGCAACCATCATTGCCAACATTGTGGTCTGGAGCCTGCATAACCCGACGGTGATCACCATTGACGGCGTGCCGCTGACCCTGTTCAGCGTGTTTGGACTGGCGGTCTTCGGAGTATTGGGCGTCTTTTATGTGATCTTCGGGACCATCGAACAGCGCAAACTGGCGCGGCTCGATCCCACACCCGACCAAGGCGCTTCACCCCGCTCCGAAACGATGGTTTCCATTCCCGCGCCCAGTCGCGGCGTCAACCGGAGCTAAGCAGTAAAACGGGATATGCAAAAAGGCCAGCGAGATTCTCGCTGGCCTTTGTTGTATAAGTCGTTGCTCTGATTTAGAAGTCGAACAGCGAGTAGCCGACCAGCAGTTGCAGGCCGTTGGTATGGGCCTTGGTTGAACCGCTGGTGCTGGCGGCAATGCCACCCATGTTGGTGAGGCCGAGGTTGTAGCGGCCTTCCAGCGTCAGGACATGTCCCTTCAGCGGAAGATTGACGCCGGCGCCGACATTCAGGCTCAGACTCTGGTTTTTCCAGTTGCTGCCCGCGGAATAGTCGGTTGCGCTGCCGGTGATCTTGTCCCGTGCGTTGAAGCCCGCTTCGGGACCGGCCTCGATAAACGGCTTGATGGTCGGCACGGGCAGATTGTACACCAGAAACGGCGCGATCACCAGTTCGTCCTCATTTACAGTGAACGTCTGGTTGAAGATCTCGTGCTTGAATCCCTTCTGTACATAGAGCAGTTCACCCCGAACCGAGAAGCCGGTGAGGGGAACGGCGACTTCACCGTACACGCCGCCCAGGAAACCGGGCTTGATTTTCTGCGTGGTGGCGGTCGCCTGATTCGGAATCTCGAGCTTCGTGTTGGCGAAAATCGCTCCGGCCTTGATACCGGCCCGGATCAGAGCGTGACTCGGAGTCGTACACAGCAGCAGCGCGAGCGGCAGTAGGAAAAGGAGTTTCTTCATAGCGGGTGGGGCTAAAGGTTAAGCGGTCGTCGGCGTGGCTTGCTTGCGCGCGGCCGATTTGGTCACTGCATTCAACGCGTGGTCGAGATCGTTGATGATGTCCTGCACGTCTTCGATGCCCACCGACAGGCGGATCAGGCCTTCGCCGATGCCGCAGGCCGCGCGGGCTTCGGGAGACATGGCGCTGTGGGTCATGGAAGCCGGATGCTGAATCAGCGAGTCCACGCAGCCGAGACTGACGGCCAGCGAGATCACGTGCACGTTGTTCATCACCACCTGCGCCGGCTTATAACCGCCCTTGACGTCAAAGGAGATCATGCCGCCGAAATCCTTCATCTGCTTCTTGGCCAGAGCATGATGCGGATGGCTGGGCGAACCGGGGAAGTAGACACGCTCCACCGCCGGATGGCTCTCGAGGAACTTGGCCACGAGCTTGGCATTGGCGCAGTGCCGCTCCATGCGGATCGGCAGCGTCTTCATGCCGAGGTTGAGCAGCCAGCAGTCGAACGGCGAGGGGCAGGGGCCGAAGTCTTTCATCGTCTTGTAGAAGGCGTCCTTCACCCAGTCGTGCCGGGTGACCAGCGCGCCGCCCACGATGGTGCCGTGGCCGGACAGATACTTGGTGGTGGAGTGCATGACGATGTCCGCGCCCAGCGAGAGCGGATTCTGCAGGTACGGCGTGGCAAAAGTGTTGTCCACGGCCACGAGGCACTCGGGGTTGACGCTCTTGACCAGCTTACAGATCTCTTCGATATCCGACAGCTCCATCATGGGATTGGTCGGGGTTTCGAAGAAGATCATCTTCGCCTTGGGATTCAGGCGGATGGCATGCTCGACATTTTCCAGCTTGGTGGTATCCACCAGCACGTTCTTCACACCGTAGCGGGGCAGAAAATCATTGAAGAAGTGGTCGGTGGAGCCGTAGAGCACGGTGCCGCGCAGCAACGTATCGCCGGGATTCAGGACCGCCATCGAGAGAGCCGAGGTGGCGCCCATGCCCGAGGAGAAGAGCAGCGAAGAGATGCGCACGTTTTCCGGATCGGCCAGCTTGACCTCGCGGCCCTCGAGAGCATTCAGCTTGGCTTCGGCGACGACGACGGTGGGGTTGCCCATGCGGGTGTAGACAAAGCCTTCGCGCTTCTGCGCAAAGAGGTCTGCGCCCTCTTCGGCATCGTCGAAGATAAAGGTCGAGGTCTGAAAAATTGCGTTGGTGTGAGCCTTGGACTTGGGCTGCCCGACTTTTTCTCCGGCGTGGAGACAGCGCGTAGCAAACCCGCAATCCAGATAAAACTGCTCAATCACATCTTTACGTTTGGAGTCTTCCATGAGGTGGTGTCCGGTTTATTTCCTGCAATCGCCGAGGCGGACGCCCTCGTCCGCCCGAAATCAATATGTCACTGTAATCACCCCCGGTTCCTCGAAAAAGAAGAACCGGGCACTCGACCAAAAATAGTCTTCGGGAGCGGCAGCCATACCGCGCTTCACCGGATTGAAATGCATGTAGCGGCGGCGTATTATCGCTGCGCGTGGCCCCGGAATGGGAACGTCATCGTAGTGGCTATTCCACAATGGAAGCGAGGGCGGATACCCGTGTGGTTGGCAAATGTGAGCGACGGTACTCTTGAAAGCCTGCATCAAGCGAGGCACTGCCATGCCATCCTCTGTCTGGCCAAGCAAAGCGTGGAAATGATCAGGCATCAGCACGTATCCGTAGCACACTACACCGAATTTCACGCGGTTGGTTTCGAAGACATCCAACACAGCACGGCATGCGGCATCATCAACGAACCAATTCCCCATCACTCGTGTACTGGTTGTGACGAAGTGCAGAGTGCCCACGAAGGCGATTTGTGAATGTCGTCGCCGCATGTCAAGTATCTCGTTGACCAGAAACCACTGGCTTGGCCGAGGCGGACGCCCTCGTCCGCCCGGAAGGGTGGCAAGGGAGCTTTCAAGGCCGTGCGGAAACTGTGTTTGAGTGCGTGGGGGTAAGAGCAACCCTGAGCATTTCGGGCGGGCGGGGGCGCCCGCCTCGGCGAGGTTCAAGGGCGTGGTGCTTGCCGAATGAGCGCCAACCTTACACGGTTCTCTTTCTTTCTTCTTCTTCCAACTCATCAAGGAAGGCCACGGCGCGGCGCAGGTGGGGGATGACGATGGAGCCGCCGACGGTTAAGGCTACGGAAAAGATGTCGAACAGTTCGGCGCGGGTGACGCCGTGCTTGCGGCACTCGATAATATGGTAGGAGATACAGTCGTCGCAGCGCAGAACCATGGAGCTTGCGAGGCCGAGCATCTCCTTGGTTTTGGCCGGGAGTGCGCCGTCGCGGTAGGTCAGGGTGTCCACGCCGAAGAAGCGCTTGATGGAGGCATGGTCTTCTCCGAGGATGCGCTCATTCATCCGGCTGCGGAAATCGTTGAACTCGTCGAGCCGTTTTCCCATGATATTTGATGCAGTTGGGTGAAACCAAACCGGCACGTCCCAAGGCAGTCCGGGACAGGAGTGATGATCCTGCCGGGCAAAGTGAG
This region includes:
- a CDS encoding glycosyltransferase family 39 protein; amino-acid sequence: MIRPPRIFWLLLLAGALLRVAAIHLRQEGVLERAPDEDEFFTLARSVAHGDGFALHGQTTAYRDMLLPVVTAGTLKLFGDTALPMLYLQIVLSAASAYFLYLLGRKRFGEKAALWMAAAWMFYPAAILYCGLLITETLFVFLWLLALVLHDKLEESEYDLKWAALTGLALGFVMLSRQVGTTFLAAVLIYVGLIRYETPRPRRWKAAAVILAGAALVTLPWMIRNAVAVGDFALNSNGAMNFFIGNNAKANGAYKLEPDQEALLPPPTVSEGDGARGTSAVAWRYIKEHPQETVKLWPRKFAFLWSTDAAQWIHYLPPEGPPHVSERLRSLPLWMLLIMAVPYMLLVCFGVSGYYLVRHFPTRGLFILSIFLGVVASLISYGLPRYHFPLMPAVIIGAGALVAPKVWISAPVWRRLFLLFTLGMFAGMWLFEAMTIAGV
- a CDS encoding glycosyltransferase family 39 protein produces the protein MSRIPRLLWILLIAGAVLRAGVIELRPKAALESAPEESENLDIARSLDLHQGFSLNGQPTADRSLLFPALAAAVMLPFHGSPKPVLYVQLLLSCASAWLLYRTGLKRFGSSAALLLCAAWLFYPGAILATALFQTTTLFVFLWIVALALYDRLEDNGFRLRDAVLLGLCAGLTILTRSIGLVLLLSLVLYVSGLRFGAFREVHWRSGLVILFTALVLIVPWMLRNSRAVGHFALTTNSGISLLAGEMTHESAFPSHEARDSIAARRPSLEENTPAPRPQLAAGEVWVRKLMRLWATDIGLWLNYFAQPNDPGLSRSVLWHILPVAVASIPGMLAVGLGAAGFLLVQTFRSRRLYLLQLLLGVAALFLTYGLPRDHFMFLPALLIGAAALWRPAVWVEAPWIRRAAVICTLGAFGGLWLLEGLSVAAM
- a CDS encoding GtrA family protein, whose product is MKLSNIVASAKRHPAFPLLFRGTRFMIVAWIGMAVNTALLFLFKGVMGIPLIPASLLAIEIAILHNFIWLRYWAWSDRKTDNQRPPFWKQLIVYNLATGAVDLMANVTILWVLATLFGVHYLVANIIGMILGPFIKFWVNDKLIFKETR
- a CDS encoding CDP-alcohol phosphatidyltransferase family protein gives rise to the protein MAKDGSSPILRINNISLGPFERRVLPWMARRLPAWVMPDHLTYLGQFAALLIGFSYWLTHYSLDWLWLTNFAFVLHWYGDSLDGTLARVRNIQRERYGFFVDHYSDAVAVFLICMGMGVSPIMDLRVALMLIVGYYAMMMLVYLVSLARDVFKISFGGFGPTEVRLATIIANIVVWSLHNPTVITIDGVPLTLFSVFGLAVFGVLGVFYVIFGTIEQRKLARLDPTPDQGASPRSETMVSIPAPSRGVNRS
- a CDS encoding porin family protein, yielding MKKLLFLLPLALLLCTTPSHALIRAGIKAGAIFANTKLEIPNQATATTQKIKPGFLGGVYGEVAVPLTGFSVRGELLYVQKGFKHEIFNQTFTVNEDELVIAPFLVYNLPVPTIKPFIEAGPEAGFNARDKITGSATDYSAGSNWKNQSLSLNVGAGVNLPLKGHVLTLEGRYNLGLTNMGGIAASTSGSTKAHTNGLQLLVGYSLFDF
- a CDS encoding PLP-dependent aspartate aminotransferase family protein, whose translation is MEDSKRKDVIEQFYLDCGFATRCLHAGEKVGQPKSKAHTNAIFQTSTFIFDDAEEGADLFAQKREGFVYTRMGNPTVVVAEAKLNALEGREVKLADPENVRISSLLFSSGMGATSALSMAVLNPGDTLLRGTVLYGSTDHFFNDFLPRYGVKNVLVDTTKLENVEHAIRLNPKAKMIFFETPTNPMMELSDIEEICKLVKSVNPECLVAVDNTFATPYLQNPLSLGADIVMHSTTKYLSGHGTIVGGALVTRHDWVKDAFYKTMKDFGPCPSPFDCWLLNLGMKTLPIRMERHCANAKLVAKFLESHPAVERVYFPGSPSHPHHALAKKQMKDFGGMISFDVKGGYKPAQVVMNNVHVISLAVSLGCVDSLIQHPASMTHSAMSPEARAACGIGEGLIRLSVGIEDVQDIINDLDHALNAVTKSAARKQATPTTA
- a CDS encoding carboxymuconolactone decarboxylase family protein, translated to MGKRLDEFNDFRSRMNERILGEDHASIKRFFGVDTLTYRDGALPAKTKEMLGLASSMVLRCDDCISYHIIECRKHGVTRAELFDIFSVALTVGGSIVIPHLRRAVAFLDELEEEERKRTV